The nucleotide sequence GCTATCCCCACGTAAAAATTTTTATTAAAATAATAAGCACCAAACTTAAAATTAGGTTCTGTATGAACACTTGTATTTCCACCATCATAAGTTGGATCATTAACATCGAATATATCCACTTTATCTAAATTACTTTGTAATAAATTAACCGAAGCACTCATACCTAAAGATAACCTACTGTAACCGCTTAATTTAAAGCGATAAGCATACGAACCACTGATTTCAGTATTATTATCAATACCTACTTGATCATTTATTACTGATAAACCAACTACAGAACTACCAAAAGGTTTAATTAAATTTAATGCTCCTACTTTAGGTGCACCATCATATCCAACCCATTGTGTTTTATATAACATTGCTGCAGTAAACCTTTCATAGCTACCTATTGTAGCTGGATTCATAAAAGGTTGATGCATCATATACATACCTTTATGAAACTGACTTTGTGCATCTACTTTAAAAAGCAATGCAAACAAAACTATTGATAAAACTAATATATTCTTTCTCATAATTTCTATCTTCTTAAGTCAATAAATCCATTAATAGCTTCTTCGTCTGGAGTTAATTTTAAAATAAAGTAATAAGTTCCGTCAACCACCTTATTCCCCATTAATTTAACTCCATTTGTTTTAGAAGTTCCATCCCATTCATTATTATAAGGTTGAGCAGAATAAACTAAATCTCCCCAACGACTGTAAATTAACAATTCATTTTCAGGGTAAAATTCTATATTTTCTATATAAAAAGTTTCATTACTTCCATCTCCATTTGGAGAAAAACCATCATAAATTCGAATCTTTCTCTCTTTTTCAATCTCAATATAAATGGTAGCTGTATCACAAATTTCAATACAAGTTAAATCACAAATTTCATAAGTCATACTATCTAAACCAACATAATTTTGATTAGGAGTATAGAATACTGACCCACTAGCTGTTCCATTAATTGGATTAGAAATTATATTAAAATTAGAAGCTCCTAGATCATTAGTTAATGGATTTATTTGAACACCTACATTTTGTTCAGTTGTAACATAATCATTCTCTGCATAAATAGTATTTACTGCATCCGAACCAACATAAACACTATCCAAATCACCACAACCTAAACTATCTGTAATAGTAAGTACATATGAACCTTCAGATAAAGAAGATAAAGATTGTGAATTACTAATTACAACTCCATTATTCGACCAAGAATAAGTGTATGGTTGAGTCCCCCCTGTAATAACAACATTAGCAATTGATCCATTTTGCAAATTACAATTCGCATTTGATATTAATGAACTTGTAAAGTCAATTACTGGAGGATTACCTCCATTTATTTGAATCGGAGATGTTGTTGATTGACAGCCATTACTGTCTGTTACAGTTAATGTGTAAGTTCCTAAAGCAACTCCTGTTAAATCTAATGAAGTTGAAACTTCTGATGTTCCGTCTGACCATGAAAAAGTATAAGGCAATGTCCCGCCTGAAACTATAATTCCTGTAATCGAACCATTGCTTGCTCCACAGCTTGCATCTGAAGTAACTATTGACGAAACATCAATAGTCGCTGCATTTCCTACTCCAACATTAAATGGTCCAGCAACTGATTGACATCCATTACTATCTGTGACTGTTAACGTATATGTTCCTAATGTTAACCCATTTAAATCTAATGAATTTGAAACTTCTACTGTTCCATCTGACCAAGAATAAGAATAAGGCAATGTCCCGCCTGCAACTGTAATTCCTGTAATCGATCCATTGCTTGCTCCACAACTTGCATCCGAAATAACTATTGATGAAACATTTATAGTTGCTGCTAATGCATTTGATATTGTAATAACTCCTATAGAATCTATACATCCGGTAGTATCTGTAACAACAACACTATAATCACCAGCCGGAACTCCAGATAAATCTTGTGACGATCCAACAATTGTTGATCCATCATACCAAGACCAAGAATATGGTAATGTTCCACCTGAAGCTGTAACTCCAGTAATCATTCCATTCGAACCTCCACAAGCTGCATCACTAACCATAGCAGTTGAAATATTAAGTGTTGGTCCTGCAATATCATTAATAGTATAGGTAGAACCAATAGCTTGACAACCGGATTGATCAGTAACTGTTAAAGTATAATCTCCTGATGGAATATTTAATAAATCAATCGAACTACCAACTTCAGTTGAACCATCATTCCATGAATATATTATGGTACCTGTTCCTCCGTTTGAAGTTATTCCTACTATAGATCCAATAGATTGTCCACAATGATCATCATTTGTAATTACAGATATTTCATCTATAGAAGGTCCTACTATCTCATTAATTATAAATGGACCTGTAACTGAACTACAACCTGCAGAATCAGAAACATATAATACATAAGATCCTGATGAGACATTAGATAAATCAACTGTTGAACCTAAAGTATCAGTACCGTTTGTCCAAACATAAACCAATGTTCCTACTCCACCTGTAACATTAACTCCTGAGATAGAACCAAC is from Vicingus serpentipes and encodes:
- a CDS encoding PorP/SprF family type IX secretion system membrane protein; its protein translation is MRKNILVLSIVLFALLFKVDAQSQFHKGMYMMHQPFMNPATIGSYERFTAAMLYKTQWVGYDGAPKVGALNLIKPFGSSVVGLSVINDQVGIDNNTEISGSYAYRFKLSGYSRLSLGMSASVNLLQSNLDKVDIFDVNDPTYDGGNTSVHTEPNFKFGAYYFNKNFYVGIAIPNILENKISFENGKGGQTNFDYKTMHYYLNSGYRFILNEKINLNVSTLIKHVSGSSLQYDLNAQLEFNRKFGIGVSYRSSKELLGILSYQLTPDLKMAYAYEFNFDKIGNYSSGSHEIMLIYQFNPPKESIISVPRF
- a CDS encoding T9SS type B sorting domain-containing protein: VWYADNVTTTPLLGTDLLVDGEDYYATQENAEGCESSIRLQVNVSISDTAAPTTSEVVQSFCASDNPTISDLSSTGNNVVWYADNVTTTPLLGTDLLVDGEDYYATQENAEGCESSIRLQVDVTITPIVVADAGSLSFTICNGDSVQLGAAAVAGVSYSWTPSTGLTNPSISNPFAFPNDTTTYYLTATQNGCSAIDSVIVNSNELPQLDISNILTQNSNCGNNTGSITGLLASGEPVLTYQWFNGSSVVSTDIDLLNQTSGAYTLTVTDGNLCNNTFGPFNISDIGAPTLDITSVVIVPDTCSKSVGSISGVNVTGGVGTLVYVWTNGTDTLGSTVDLSNVSSGSYVLYVSDSAGCSSVTGPFIINEIVGPSIDEISVITNDDHCGQSIGSIVGITSNGGTGTIIYSWNDGSTEVGSSIDLLNIPSGDYTLTVTDQSGCQAIGSTYTINDIAGPTLNISTAMVSDAACGGSNGMITGVTASGGTLPYSWSWYDGSTIVGSSQDLSGVPAGDYSVVVTDTTGCIDSIGVITISNALAATINVSSIVISDASCGASNGSITGITVAGGTLPYSYSWSDGTVEVSNSLDLNGLTLGTYTLTVTDSNGCQSVAGPFNVGVGNAATIDVSSIVTSDASCGASNGSITGIIVSGGTLPYTFSWSDGTSEVSTSLDLTGVALGTYTLTVTDSNGCQSTTSPIQINGGNPPVIDFTSSLISNANCNLQNGSIANVVITGGTQPYTYSWSNNGVVISNSQSLSSLSEGSYVLTITDSLGCGDLDSVYVGSDAVNTIYAENDYVTTEQNVGVQINPLTNDLGASNFNIISNPINGTASGSVFYTPNQNYVGLDSMTYEICDLTCIEICDTATIYIEIEKERKIRIYDGFSPNGDGSNETFYIENIEFYPENELLIYSRWGDLVYSAQPYNNEWDGTSKTNGVKLMGNKVVDGTYYFILKLTPDEEAINGFIDLRR